Genomic DNA from Planktomarina temperata RCA23:
ACCCCTCGAAAACCGCCCTCGAATATCTGTGGCGCACGGGCCGCATCACCGTGAGCCGGCGCGAGGGGTTTCGCAAACTCTATGATTTGACGGAAAATGTCATTCCACAAGACATACGCAACGCCCATCCCTCGCTTAATGAAAGCCGAGATTGGGCCTGCCGAGGGGCACTGCGCGCCCTGGGATTTGCCACTGCGAAAGAAGTGAGTGAATTTTATGACTTTGTGACCGTTGCCGAGGCCCGGGCCTGGATCACGAGCGGGCTTAAATCGGGCGCGCTGCGCGACATTAGAACCGAAGCCGCCAACGGCCAACTGCGCGACCGGGTGGTGTTCACGCAAGACTGGCCCAGCCTACAAGAGCCTTTGGCCACCTCCAACCGCCTGCGCATTCTCAGCCCATTCGATCCGGCGCTGCGCAATCGTGCACGCGCGGAAGAGTTTTTTGGCTTTTCCTATCGCATCGAGGTTTTCGTTCCAGCTGCGCAACGCCAATATGGGTATTATGTCTTTCCAATATTAGAAGGCAGCGCCCTTATTTCCCGCATAGAGATCAAGGCCAATAGAAAGAAAAATGTCATTGACATTATAGGGTTTTGGCCTGAAGCTGATGTAAAATTTACCCCCGCACGCATGGAAAGGCTCATGGCAGAGCTCAAACGAATCTGCCTGCTGGCTGACTGCCGCGACATCTCCGGCCTGGAGGTTTTGCGGAGTATTTAAGGCAGTAATTTCGGTCAAATATCCAGCTTCAGCACCCCGCCCGCCTCGGCTGCTCGGCTTTGGCACAGGATGACAGTGGTTTCGCGCTGCGCCGCCGAGAGCACAAAGTCACGGTGCTCCACCTCACCAGATAGCACCGTGCATTTGCACACACCGCAGAGCCCATCAGCACATTTCACATCCACCGGTATCCCTGCGGCGATCAGCGCATCACTGGCCGATTGCGTGGCCGTGACTGGAATTTTTTGCCCAGTCGCCCGCTCAATCTCAAAGGGATGGTTTTCCCATTCCGGCAGCTCCGGCACGGTAAAGAACTCAGCATGCAGCGCCGCATCCGGGTAACCAATAGAGCGGGCATGGTCTAAAATGGCGCTCATATAAGCATCTGGCCCACATACATAAATATGCGTCCCGGCTTCATAGGGCGGCACTTCTCGAGCAATATCAAGGCGCGTGCCCTGATCGGAGTAATACCGGCTGACCCGATCGGCCCAAGACAAGCCGTCAAATGCGCCATCAAAGGCAGCCTTTGACTTTTGACTGGCTGAATACATCAGGCGAAACGCTCCCCCTTTGCGATGAAGCTCATGGGCAAAGGCCAGCATCGGCGTCACACCGATACCGCCGCCAAAGAGTAAGGACAGCTTGGCCGAAGGTTCCAATTCAAAATGATTGATAGGTTTGGAGACAAAAACGCGCCGGCCGGGCTCAAAAATTCGGTGCATCAATTGCGAGCCCCCCCGCCCCTCGGGCTCCTGCAGCACTGCGATTTCATAACAGCTGCGATCGGCAGGATCGCCGCACATGGAATATTGCCGCAAAAATTCAGGCGCGACAACAATGTCCAAATGCGCCCCCGCCGTCCATCGAGGCAAATCCGCGCCATCCACCGCCACAAGCCTGTATTTCTTGACCGCACCCGGCCAATCTTCCACCTCAGCGACCGACATTTGAATGACCGGCGCTTCGTGATCGTTTTGGTAAAGATGCAAGTGATCTCGCGCACCTGTGGCAGATTTTTCTTGATAGACCTCTGCTGTGATCATGGCTTGATAGGCCTCAATTCCAGCTTCGCGGTCCATCGGGGCCGGATATGGGAAGGGATGGGGCGCCAAGGGCGCGGGATACACCGCCAAAGTCTGGTCGTCGTACTTCAAATCCAAATCTTTTTGCAAGGATCGAGCATTGATCGGATGGGCTGTGGGGCGATATCCCCCCGCCTCGGTCAATTCCAAATCCCACCACCATTTTTTGACCGGGTTCAGCTCACCATGACCGGCCATATCATCCATTTTTGCCAAAACTGGCGCCATCTGTGGCACGTTCATTGCCGCCCAGCGGAAAGGCGCTTCGGCAAACAACCCCTCAAGGTTCCAAGGGCAGGTTTTCATGCAGCGTCCACACATAGCGCCGCCCGGGGTGCTGATACGATAGCTGGCACATTTTTGACTGTCAGATTTCCAAATTTCATAGCCGTTGAACATCAATTTTGGCCCAGCCGTGATTGCCCCTGAGGGGCATTCGCGCGCGCATTTATTGCAGCTTTGGCAAAAGCGCTGCAGGCCAAAATCTATTGGCTTATCATGGGACAGCGGCAGGCTCGTGGTCACCACACCAGATTTCAAACGTGGACCCAGAAAGGGGTTAAGGATCACCTCGCCGATACGGCTGACCTCCCCCAAACCGGAGAGCAAAAGCAAGGGCGGTTGCAACACCTCACCATCCATCACCGTATGCGCCTTGGCCATATAGCCCAAGTTTCGGATATGTTGCGCAATGATGCCGCCCAGAAGGGAAAACCGCAGATAGGCCCGCATGGATTGCGCCACGGAGATCCAATCGTCACCAGAAGCGCCTTCCATCGTTTCAAACCCTTGATCAACAATCATGCTGATGGCCTGATCATGGGGCGACAGGATGGGCGCGCCGCGGGCGTCATGGGAATACCACGACCATTCAGGGCAGCGCGACAGGCCGGTGGCATCAATGCCCAGAAAATAACTGGCCCCTTTGATGTTATCGGCTGCCACCTCGGGCGCAATCTGTTGCGCATGGGCGGCCGGCTCCCCGTCCTGCAAAAGCACAAAGGCACCGAGCAGCCGGCGTTGCGCAGAGCTGGGCGCAGCCTTGCGCGCGTAGTGACCCGCCGTGGCGCCCTTTTGCAGCGCCGGTCCCATATCGCCAAATTGCGCGCGAGCGAACATATCCGTGCGTTTGGGCACACGGGCCACATTCGGCTCATCAATATAGGTCGTGGGGGTCTCAACGCGCTTTAGGGTTTCAAACGGATGGGCACCCTGGGCGTATTCTCGCCGCGCATAGGGATCATGAGAGCGGCGGCTCGCGCCGCCATGGCGGCCCAAAGTCCAATCCAAGCCCATAAGGGCGGATTGCGGTTGATCGGCGGCCAAAGGCAAATCGGGTGCCAGCGCCATATCGGTGGTGACGGCGGCCAAACCAAATCTTTGACCCAACCAAGGATGGGTGATTTCATCACCCGCCACCTGCGCCAAGCCAGCCTTCACCGCCAAGCGGGCCAAATCCACATCACAGGTGGTGGCCGAATGCGCCCGCGCACTGTACCCCAAAATTCGAATATAATTGGCCAAAACCGTGGCGGTTTCTGTCCCCAGAACGGCCGCGCGTTCGGCCTGCGCGTCTTGCACCCAATCGCAGCCGTTCTCGCCAGGTCTCGGATCCCGCCGATAGGCCACCAAAAAGACCAAAGCATATGTATGATGCTCCATTGGCTGGGGCTTGGCCGTCATGCTTTCTCTCAAATCCGCCATGATCACATCAATGCCAGCGGCCAAAGTCTTGGTTTGGCGGGTTTGCAGAGCATGGGACAAGCGGTCAATTTGCGGGTTGCGCCGCGCAGCTGCCAACCTGTCCGCCTGGCCCAAAGGCGCTATGCCAACCATGGAGATATCATTAAAATAGGCGAAGGATTTGAGGTGACGGGAGCGCTCGAGACGGTCCTCTGGAATTTCCGAGGGCGCTTGATTTTGCGGGCCATCGCGCACCGCATCCATCATGGCTTGAAATTCCGCCATCGCCGGCACC
This window encodes:
- a CDS encoding winged helix-turn-helix domain-containing protein, whose product is MTSSDILPNAQVRQHFLDRHQLRKPPLGTRLDQTLRALNFVQVDSINTLARAHDLILWSRQQSYRPPALRKMVDHSREAFEAWTHDASILPISAFPHWRHKFIRDAEQVQKRWKAWHRGDFLAQTETVLEQIARHGPLGSGEVGANEQRGTGGWWDWHPSKTALEYLWRTGRITVSRREGFRKLYDLTENVIPQDIRNAHPSLNESRDWACRGALRALGFATAKEVSEFYDFVTVAEARAWITSGLKSGALRDIRTEAANGQLRDRVVFTQDWPSLQEPLATSNRLRILSPFDPALRNRARAEEFFGFSYRIEVFVPAAQRQYGYYVFPILEGSALISRIEIKANRKKNVIDIIGFWPEADVKFTPARMERLMAELKRICLLADCRDISGLEVLRSI
- a CDS encoding 2Fe-2S iron-sulfur cluster-binding protein; amino-acid sequence: MAKLFSDRNRPVHMGRFPTEILKRSGHMPDLDGLAPWPDLSFQRPAGSASLVPAMAEFQAMMDAVRDGPQNQAPSEIPEDRLERSRHLKSFAYFNDISMVGIAPLGQADRLAAARRNPQIDRLSHALQTRQTKTLAAGIDVIMADLRESMTAKPQPMEHHTYALVFLVAYRRDPRPGENGCDWVQDAQAERAAVLGTETATVLANYIRILGYSARAHSATTCDVDLARLAVKAGLAQVAGDEITHPWLGQRFGLAAVTTDMALAPDLPLAADQPQSALMGLDWTLGRHGGASRRSHDPYARREYAQGAHPFETLKRVETPTTYIDEPNVARVPKRTDMFARAQFGDMGPALQKGATAGHYARKAAPSSAQRRLLGAFVLLQDGEPAAHAQQIAPEVAADNIKGASYFLGIDATGLSRCPEWSWYSHDARGAPILSPHDQAISMIVDQGFETMEGASGDDWISVAQSMRAYLRFSLLGGIIAQHIRNLGYMAKAHTVMDGEVLQPPLLLLSGLGEVSRIGEVILNPFLGPRLKSGVVTTSLPLSHDKPIDFGLQRFCQSCNKCARECPSGAITAGPKLMFNGYEIWKSDSQKCASYRISTPGGAMCGRCMKTCPWNLEGLFAEAPFRWAAMNVPQMAPVLAKMDDMAGHGELNPVKKWWWDLELTEAGGYRPTAHPINARSLQKDLDLKYDDQTLAVYPAPLAPHPFPYPAPMDREAGIEAYQAMITAEVYQEKSATGARDHLHLYQNDHEAPVIQMSVAEVEDWPGAVKKYRLVAVDGADLPRWTAGAHLDIVVAPEFLRQYSMCGDPADRSCYEIAVLQEPEGRGGSQLMHRIFEPGRRVFVSKPINHFELEPSAKLSLLFGGGIGVTPMLAFAHELHRKGGAFRLMYSASQKSKAAFDGAFDGLSWADRVSRYYSDQGTRLDIAREVPPYEAGTHIYVCGPDAYMSAILDHARSIGYPDAALHAEFFTVPELPEWENHPFEIERATGQKIPVTATQSASDALIAAGIPVDVKCADGLCGVCKCTVLSGEVEHRDFVLSAAQRETTVILCQSRAAEAGGVLKLDI